In one Babylonia areolata isolate BAREFJ2019XMU chromosome 12, ASM4173473v1, whole genome shotgun sequence genomic region, the following are encoded:
- the LOC143288454 gene encoding uncharacterized protein LOC143288454: MRRKVVHVLIAFGLINVVAVLIFYGWIVSRQLSRQNINHVSDVIIRGKSGITITSENIEDVRKELLTGHTLKPLRQQQQNRQENIPPVPEFSKSDYIAPLNDEIVQKYQTFPDKKPVDSILILTPIHDVAGKLKTFLHLLQSITYPHHLISIAFGEDSSHDNTLHIADDIAVELRKSFVRVDIFHFNLSGQVNGSWSNVHNKNNQFHRRRHLAQARNALLRASLKNQDWVLWIDSDISFLPPDIVQKLLSAEKDIVVPVCIYMDNGKKRVFDKNTWRETKGSLSYQQSLSSNDLMLEGYDNTKRLWLSDLKAEGRVVPIDGVGGCTLLIRSECHKNGLIFPESIYQHHIETEGLAKLAKQMGYDVYGMPFLEVTH; this comes from the coding sequence ATGAGACGTAAAGTTGTCCACGTTCTGATTGCATTTGGGCTCATAAacgttgttgctgttcttatttTCTATGGATGGATTGTCAGTCGTCAGCTTTCCAGACAAAATATTAATCATGTGTCTGATGTAATCATTAGAGGAAAATCAGGCATCACAATAACAAGTGAAAACATAGAAGATGTGAGGAAGGAACTGCTAACTGGCCACACTTTGAAGCCGCTCCGTCAACAACAGCAGAACAGACAGGAGAACATCCCGCCTGTCCCAGAGTTCTCCAAATCAGATTATATAGCACCACTGAATGATGAAATCGTTCAGAAATATCAAACCTTTCCTGACAAGAAGCCAGTGGATTCCATTCTTATTCTTACCCCTATCCATGATGTTGCAGGCAAACTTAAAACCTTTTTGCATCTTCTTCAGTCAATAACTTATCCTCATCATCTGATTTCCATTGCTTTTGGTGAGGACAGTAGCCATGACAACACTCTGCACATTGCTGACGACATTGCTGTAGAGCTGCGGAAATCCTTTGTCAGAGTGGACATCTTCCATTTCAACCTCTCTGGTCAGGTCAACGGGTCCTGGAGCAACgtgcacaacaagaacaaccagtTTCATCGCCGTAGACATCTTGCTCAAGCACGCAATGCCCTTCTGCGAGCCAGTTTGAAAAATCAGGATTGGGTCCTATGGATTGACAGTGACATCAGTTTTCTACCACCAGACATTGTCCAGAAGTTGTTGTCTGCAGAAAAAGACATTGTGGTTCCTGTCTGCATCTACATGGACAATGGGAAGAAAAGAGTCTTTGATAAGAACACATGGAGAGAAACCAAAGGCTCACTGTCTTATCAGCAGTCTCTCTCATCAAATGATTTGATGTTAGAGGGATACGATAACACCAAAAGGCTGTGGCTTTCCGACTTGAAGGCGGAAGGGCGTGTTGTTCCTATTGATGGTGTAGGGGGGTGTACTCTGCTGATACGATCAGAGTGCCATAAGAACGGACTGATTTTTCCAGAATCTATTTACCAACACCATATTGAAACGGAAGGTCTTGCCAAACTTGCCAAGCAGATGGGGTATGATGTTTATGGAATGCCATTTTTAGAGGTCACTCATTGA